A genome region from Mugil cephalus isolate CIBA_MC_2020 chromosome 13, CIBA_Mcephalus_1.1, whole genome shotgun sequence includes the following:
- the LOC125018686 gene encoding carbonyl reductase [NADPH] 1-like, with the protein MSVNLRMQRRYYLVCAHNVAQKRLSLPSCVSLLFTPVKGFDPAASLLGSKTPAPNMSPRVAVVTGGNKGIGLAIVRALCKQFQGDIYLTARDVGRGQEAVQSLSSEGLKAMFHQLDINDVNSIKTAAAYFKEKYGGVDVLINNAGIAFKNEDTAPFAVQAEVTLKTNFFATRDMLTHFLPLIKAGGRVVNVSSLLGSMTLKKCSPALQQRFRSEDITEDELVGLMQRFVDEAKKGNHKEDGWPETAYGVSKTGLTTLSMIQARHLSKERPNDGILLNACCPGWVRTDMAGPKAPKTPDEGATTPVYLALLPPGATEPHGKLVSEKEVQPW; encoded by the exons ATGTCGGTGAACTTGCGCATGCAAAGAAGGTATTACCTGGTATGCGCGCATAATGTTGCGCAGAAACGCTTAAGTTTACCGTCCTGTGTTTCCCTTCTCTTCACTCCTGTGAAAGGCTTTGAccctgcagcttctctcctcGGCTCCAAAACACCAGCACCAA aCATGTCACCCAGGGTTGCTGTCGTAACAGGTGGTAACAAGGGTATCGGTCTTGCCATCGTCCGAGCCCTCTGCAAGCAGTTCCAAGGAGACATATACCTCACTGCCAGAGATGT CGGTCGTGGTCAGGAAGCAGTGCAGTCTCTGTCCTCAGAGGGACTGAAGGCCATGTTTCACCAGCTGGACATCAACGACGTGAATAGCATCAAGACAGCTGCAGCTTACTTCAAAGAGAAGTATGGAGGAGTGGACGTCCTCATCAATAACGCCGGGATCGCATTCAAAA aTGAAGACACAGCTCCGTTTGCTGTCCAGGCCGAGGTGACCCTCAAGACAAACTTCTTCGCCACCAGAGACATGTTGACTCACTTCCTGCCGCTCATCAAAGCTGGAG GTCGTGTGGTGAACGTCTCCAGTCTTCTTGGCTCCATGACTTTAAAAAAGTGCAGCCCGGCCCTCCAGCAGCGCTTCCGCAGCGAGGACATCACAGAGGACGAGCTGGTGGGACTGATGCAGCGCTTTGTTGATGAGGCCAAGAAAGGAAATCACAAGGAAGACGGCTGGCCCGAAACAGCGTATGGAGTGTCTAAAACTGGACTGACG acCCTGTCCATGATTCAGGCTCGACATCTGTCCAAGGAGAGACCGAATGACGGG ATCTTGCTGAACGCCTGTTGTCCAGGATGGGTGCGCACTGACATGGCTGGTCCTAAAGCCCCCAAGACACCAGATGAGGGCGCCACCACTCCAGTCTATCTGGCCCTGCTGCCACCCGGAGCCACAGAACCTCATGGAAAGCTTGTCTCTGAAAAGGAAGTTCAGCCGTGGTGA